Genomic segment of Cyanobacterium stanieri LEGE 03274:
GGTAGTGGCTCTGCCCCAGAAGGCTTCTAAACCGTAGTATTCACGGGCTTCGGGTAAAAAGATATGGGCAATGACATCCCCATAATCATGTAAAATCCAGTTACCCTCGCTTTTGCCTTCTACCCTCACAGGTTCGATGCCTAGTTTATCGCTTACTTTTCCTTCAATGGATAGGGAAATCGCCCTTAATTGAGGAACAGAAAAACCAGTGATAACGATAAAATAATCTGCGAGGTAGGATAATTGGGAAACATCGAGAATTTTTATGTCTTCCCCCTTGCGATCGTCGGCGGCATCAGCAATAATAAAAGCTAATTCTTTACTGTCAAAAGGTTTGTTTACATGGTCGTTGGTTGAATTTAATTGATGCTCTATTTGTAGATCAGATTTAGTCATTCAAAAACATTTTGCACTCTATTTTTTCTTATTATAACCATCCTTTGTAGAAGCTGAACCGTTGCTATAATTAGGGGATAAAATCCATTTATAATTCTTCCATGAGAGAAAAAATTACCGCCCTTCAAGACAATTTAGCCCGTGCGATCGTGGGAAAAGAAGAACCGATAAAATTAGTGATGGTAGCCCTCCTTAGTGGTGGTCATGCCCTCCTTGAAGACGTTCCGGGGGTTGGTAAAACCTTGTTGGCAAAATCCCTAGCTAAGTCCATTAACGGTAGGTTTCAGAGAATCCAATGCACCCCCGATTTATTACCTAGTGATGTGACGGGGACTAATATTTGGAATCCGAGTAGTAGGGAGTTTGAATTTTTACCCGGTCCGGCTTTTGCTAATATTCTCTTAGCCGATGAAATTAACCGTGCTACCCCTCGAACTCAATCTTCTTTGTTGGAAGTAATGGAGGAAAAACAAATTACGGTGGATGGTGAGGCTCGTAATGTACCTAATCCTTTTTTTGTTATTGCCACCCAAAACCCCGTGGAATATCAGGGGACATTTCCTCTACCTGAAGCACAAATGGATCGTTTTACAATCTCTTTGAGTGTGGGTTATCCTTCCCCTGAGGAGGAACTTTTGATGTTACAAAAACAACTGGATAAGGGTTTGATAGGGGATGATTTAACTCCTTGTATTTCTTTAGAGGATGTGATCGATTTACAAAAATCTTGTCAAAAAATTAAAGTGGCTCCTGAGTTACA
This window contains:
- the rsfS gene encoding ribosome silencing factor, which gives rise to MTKSDLQIEHQLNSTNDHVNKPFDSKELAFIIADAADDRKGEDIKILDVSQLSYLADYFIVITGFSVPQLRAISLSIEGKVSDKLGIEPVRVEGKSEGNWILHDYGDVIAHIFLPEAREYYGLEAFWGRATTIDNQEWMNK
- a CDS encoding AAA family ATPase, with product MREKITALQDNLARAIVGKEEPIKLVMVALLSGGHALLEDVPGVGKTLLAKSLAKSINGRFQRIQCTPDLLPSDVTGTNIWNPSSREFEFLPGPAFANILLADEINRATPRTQSSLLEVMEEKQITVDGEARNVPNPFFVIATQNPVEYQGTFPLPEAQMDRFTISLSVGYPSPEEELLMLQKQLDKGLIGDDLTPCISLEDVIDLQKSCQKIKVAPELQKYIVDLITTSRNDDEISLGVSPRGTSAMQRAVQALAFIEGRDYATPDDVKYLAPHVLAHRLIARGGRNPKVIIDRLLRTVPLA